A region of Neovison vison isolate M4711 chromosome 7, ASM_NN_V1, whole genome shotgun sequence DNA encodes the following proteins:
- the ART5 gene encoding ecto-ADP-ribosyltransferase 5 gives MMLAALLLALSYLGLHSLWQAQAVPILPLGLAPDTFDDAYVGCAEEMEEKAAPLLKEEMARHALLRESWEAAREAWEHKRHRLTLPPGFRAQHGIAIMVYTNSSNTLYWELNQAVRTGGSSREFYMRHFPFKALHFYLIRALQLLRGSGGCSKGPGEVVFRGVGTLHFEPRRLGDSVRLGQFASSSLDEAVARRFGEKRRGCVSAQRGQPHSTSEGDFSLLSWKTLLLAPGGFQLSGAGP, from the exons ATGATGCTGGCGGCTCTGCTGCTGGCTCTCAGCTACCTCGGCCTCCATTCCCTCTGGCAG GCCCAGGCTGTTCCCATCCTGCCCCTGGGCCTGGCTCCAGACACCTTCGACGATGCATACGTGGGCTGCGcagaggagatggaagagaaagcAGCTCCCCTGCTGAAGGAGGAGATGGCCCGTCACGCCCTGCTTAGGGAATCCTGGGAAGCAGCCCGGGAGGCCTGGGAGCACAAGCGCCATCGGCTCACCCTGCCCCCTGGCTTCAGAGCCCAGCACGGAATCGCCATCATGGTTTATACCAACTCATCTAACACCTTGTACTGGGAGCTGAACCAGGCGGTGCGGACAGGCGGCAGCTCCCGGGAGTTCTACATGAGGCACTTTCCCTTCAAGGCCCTGCATTTCTACCTCATCCGGGCCCTGCAGCTGCTGCGGGGCAGTGGAGGCTGCAGCAAGGGACCTGGGGAGGTGGTGTTCCGAGGTGTGGGCACCCTCCACTTTGAACCCAGGAGACTGGGGGACTCTGTCCGCTTGGGCCAGTTTGCTTCCAGCTCCCTGGATGAGGCAGTGGCCCGCAGATTTG GGGAGAAGAGGCGTGGCTGTGTGTCTGCACAAA GAGGGCAGCCACATTCCACCTCTGAGGGGGacttctctctgctttcctggaaGACCCTGCTCTTGGCCCCTGGGGGCTTCCAGCTCTCGGGGGCTGGGCCCTGA
- the ART1 gene encoding GPI-linked NAD(P)(+)--arginine ADP-ribosyltransferase 1, giving the protein MQTPAMLCLLLVCTGLLEAPLAQSHLISRRDLFSQELPLDMAPASFDDQYEGCAAAMTAALPDLNQTEFQANKVYADGWVQASSQWQDRQASGPEWVLSPTGLPPPPPGFRDEHGVALLAYTANSPLHKEFNAAVREAGRSRAYYLHHFSFKTLHFLLTEALQLLGRDKRSPQCHQVFRGVHGLRFRPAGPRATVRLGGFASASLKNVAAQQFGEDTFFGIWTCLGAPIKRYSFFPGEEEVLIPPFETFQVINASRPAQGPVRIYLRALGKHSTYNCEYIKDKQCKSRSCHLGNSAMGQGPPSSVWSLLPPVWLLVRGTFP; this is encoded by the exons ATGCAGACCCCTGCCATGCTGTGTCTGCTGCTTGTGTGCACGGGCCTCCTGGAAGCGCCGCTG GCCCAGAGCCACCTCATCTCTCGACGAGACCTATTCTCTCAAGAACTGCCCCTGGATATGGCCCCAGCCTCCTTTGATGACCAGTATGAAGGCTGTGCAGCAGCCATGACAGCAGCTCTCCCAGATCTCAACCAAACTGAGTTCCAGGCCAACAAAGTGTATGCGGATGGCTGGGTGCAGGCAAGCAGCCAATGGCAGGACCGCCAGGCCTCGGGGCCAGAGTGGGTCCTGAGCCCTACTGGGTTGCCCCCGCCACCCCCTGGCTTCCGCGATGAGCATGGGGTGGCCCTCCTGGCCTACACCGCCAACAGCCCCCTGCACAAGGAGTTCAATGCCGCCGTGCGTGAGGCAGGCCGCTCCAGAGCCTACTACCTCCACCACTTCTCCTTCAAGACACTCCATTTCCTGCTGACCGAGGCCCTACAGCTGCTGGGCAGGGACAAGCGTTCACCCCAGTGCCACCAAGTGTTCCGGGGGGTGCATGGCCTGCGCTTCCGGCCGGCGGGGCCCAGGGCAACAGTCAGGCTGGGGGGTTTTGCCTCTGCGTCCCTAAAGAATGTTGCAGCCCAACAATTTGGGGAGGACACCTTCTTTGGCATCTGGACCTGCCTCGGGGCACCTATCAAGCGCTACTCCTTCttccctggggaggaggaggtgctGATCCCCCCCTTCGAGACCTTCCAGGTGATCAACGCTAGCAGACCGGCCCAGGGCCCCGTCCGCATCTACCTCCGAGCCCTGGGCAAGCACAGCACCTACAACTGCGAGTACATCAAAG ACAAGCAGTGCAAGTCCAGGTCCTGCCATCTTGGTAACTCAG CCATGGGTCAAGGCCCCCCTTCTTCAGTCTGGTCCCTCCTACCGCCAGTCTGGCTCCTTGTCAGGGGAACCTTTCCATAG